From a region of the Sporosarcina ureilytica genome:
- a CDS encoding DUF1189 family protein gives MNYHQIFKASLYEFKKLSAFRLLPIGKVFTYVFVFVFFFTGISFSRFIIGDDVLFDASPDLQEQSEKIGPLIFPIAFILQLVISTFYIFIRVSAFAYIGSLMMKLMKRRGQYLHIWRTSAIAMTLPILITIVLDFFPELKSSGLIISSIIHLTYIVLAIKYYPKQPQLQRNH, from the coding sequence TTGAACTATCATCAAATATTCAAAGCGAGTCTTTATGAATTTAAAAAACTGTCGGCGTTTCGACTGTTGCCTATCGGTAAAGTATTCACTTATGTTTTTGTATTTGTTTTTTTCTTTACCGGTATTTCATTTTCCCGGTTTATTATTGGAGATGATGTATTATTTGACGCCTCTCCAGACTTACAAGAACAAAGTGAAAAAATTGGGCCACTTATTTTTCCGATAGCCTTTATTTTACAATTAGTCATTAGCACATTTTACATTTTCATTCGAGTAAGTGCTTTTGCTTATATTGGTTCACTTATGATGAAATTAATGAAAAGACGCGGTCAGTACCTTCATATATGGAGAACTTCTGCTATCGCGATGACACTACCTATATTGATAACGATTGTACTCGACTTTTTTCCGGAACTTAAAAGTAGTGGTTTAATTATTTCATCAATTATTCATCTCACTTACATTGTCCTTGCAATAAAGTATTACCCGAAACAACCTCAGTTACAACGTAATCATTAA